Proteins encoded by one window of Rhodamnia argentea isolate NSW1041297 chromosome 6, ASM2092103v1, whole genome shotgun sequence:
- the LOC115732967 gene encoding cytochrome P450 71A9-like isoform X1: MSVQLVVALVCALTIPLLLVFLIDPKKKTQASRNLPPGPRKLPIIGNLHQLGSLPHRSLTRLSKQYGQIMFLQLGSIPTLVISSKDVAREVFKAHDRAFSGRPVFYAVKKLSYNCSDVSFGAYGNSWRELRKIVILELLGSKRVQLFESVRKEEVKLMLDAITSSPGPVNIGELALLLANNVVCRVTFGKKWQAEGGSVKSKFHETVREIQSILGGFCVADLFPQIAWFNSLNGFKAKVEKNFRELDKLYDEVIGEHRDPKRPKPNHEYLVDVLLRLQRDPNQVIALTGEQIKGVLTDMFNAGTDTSSATIVWTMTELARHPSVMRKAQEEVREAAKGKLHVEESDLLGLAYLRSVIKEALRLHPPLPLLVPRATIEDCKIRGYEIPRGTTVFVNVTAISTDPNCWENPEEFRPERFLNCSIDFKGQNYELLPFGSGRRGCPGIHFGVVIVELALANLLHQFDWKLPEGMRVEDIDMEEAYGLTTNKRTPLCLIATPVNG, translated from the exons ATGAGTGTTCAGCTTGTTGTGGCCCTCGTATGCGCTCTTACAATACCTCTGTTACTAGTCTTTTTGATTGACCCAAAGAAGAAGACACAAGCATCTAGGAATCTCCCTCCCGGTCCCAGGAAGTTGCCGATAATTGGAAATTTGCACCAACTCGGCTCCTTGCCTCACCGATCACTCACGCGCCTCTCGAAACAGTATGGCCAGATCATGTTTCTCCAGCTTGGCTCTATTCCCACTTTAGTCATCTCGTCCAAAGATGTTGCGAGAGAAGTATTCAAGGCCCACGACCGTGCTTTCTCTGGCAGACCTGTCTTTTACGCGGTCAAGAAGTTATCATATAATTGTTCTGATGTAAGTTTTGGCGCCTATGGCAATTCCTGGAGAGAGCTCAGGAAAATAGTGATCCTAGAACTCCTGGGCAGTAAGAGAGTCCAGTTGTTTGAATCTGTGAGGAAGGAAGAGGTTAAGCTCATGCTTGACGCAATCACTTCTTCTCCAGGTCCCGTCAATATTGGTGAATTGGCACTTTTATTGGCTAACAATGTTGTGTGCCGAGTGACTTTTGGTAAGAAATGGCAGGCTGAAGGTGGCAGTGTAAAAAGCAAATTTCACGAGACGGTccgcgaaatacagagcattTTAGGTGGATTTTGTGTTGCGGATCTGTTTCCGCAGATAGCCTGGTTTAACAGTCTCAATGGCTTCAAGGCGAAGGTTGAAAAGAACTTCAGGGAATTAGACAAGTTGTACGATGAAGTGATCGGGGAGCACCGAGACCCTAAAAGGCCTAAACCCAATCATGAATATCTTGTTGACGTGTTGCTTCGGTTACAAAGGGatccaaatcaagtgattgcCCTCACTGGTGAACAAATAAAAGGCGTATTAACT GACATGTTCAATGCAGGTACAGATACCTCTTCTGCCACTATAGTCTGGACAATGACAGAACTCGCCCGCCATCCGTCTGTGATgagaaaagcacaagaagaGGTTCGAGAAGCAGCAAAAGGAAAGTTACATGTTGAAGAGAGTGACCTTCTAGGACTCGCGTACCTAAGATCAGTCATCAAAGAGGCGTTAAGACTCCATCCACCGCTCCCTCTTCTAGTTCCAAGAGCGACAATCGAGGATTGCAAGATAAGGGGATACGAAATTCCTAGAGGAACGACTGTATTCGTCAATGTGACAGCGATATCCACAGACCCGAATTGTTGGGAAAACCCGGAAGAGTTTAGGCCTGAGAGGTTCCTGAACTGCTCCATCGATTTCAAGGGACAGAACTATGAGCTTCTGCCATTTGGTTCTGGCAGGCGGGGATGCCCCGGCATACATTTTGGTGTCGTAATAGTTGAGCTTGCATTGGCAAATCTCCTGCATCAGTTCGATTGGAAACTGCCTGAAGGAATGAGGGTCGAAGATATTGACATGGAAGAAGCTTATGGCCTCACGACTAACAAGAGAACTCCTCTTTGCCTAATAGCAACCCCTGTGAACGGTTGA
- the LOC115732967 gene encoding cytochrome P450 71A9-like isoform X2, protein MSVQLVVALVCALTIPLLLVFLIDPKKKTQASRNLPPGPRKLPIIGNLHQLGSLPHRSLTRLSKQYGQIMFLQLGSIPTLVISSKDVAREVFKAHDRAFSGRPVFYAVKKLSYNCSDVSFGAYGNSWRELRKIVILELLGSKRVQLFESVRKEEVKLMLDAITSSPGPVNIGELALLLANNVVCRVTFDLFPQIAWFNSLNGFKAKVEKNFRELDKLYDEVIGEHRDPKRPKPNHEYLVDVLLRLQRDPNQVIALTGEQIKGVLTDMFNAGTDTSSATIVWTMTELARHPSVMRKAQEEVREAAKGKLHVEESDLLGLAYLRSVIKEALRLHPPLPLLVPRATIEDCKIRGYEIPRGTTVFVNVTAISTDPNCWENPEEFRPERFLNCSIDFKGQNYELLPFGSGRRGCPGIHFGVVIVELALANLLHQFDWKLPEGMRVEDIDMEEAYGLTTNKRTPLCLIATPVNG, encoded by the exons ATGAGTGTTCAGCTTGTTGTGGCCCTCGTATGCGCTCTTACAATACCTCTGTTACTAGTCTTTTTGATTGACCCAAAGAAGAAGACACAAGCATCTAGGAATCTCCCTCCCGGTCCCAGGAAGTTGCCGATAATTGGAAATTTGCACCAACTCGGCTCCTTGCCTCACCGATCACTCACGCGCCTCTCGAAACAGTATGGCCAGATCATGTTTCTCCAGCTTGGCTCTATTCCCACTTTAGTCATCTCGTCCAAAGATGTTGCGAGAGAAGTATTCAAGGCCCACGACCGTGCTTTCTCTGGCAGACCTGTCTTTTACGCGGTCAAGAAGTTATCATATAATTGTTCTGATGTAAGTTTTGGCGCCTATGGCAATTCCTGGAGAGAGCTCAGGAAAATAGTGATCCTAGAACTCCTGGGCAGTAAGAGAGTCCAGTTGTTTGAATCTGTGAGGAAGGAAGAGGTTAAGCTCATGCTTGACGCAATCACTTCTTCTCCAGGTCCCGTCAATATTGGTGAATTGGCACTTTTATTGGCTAACAATGTTGTGTGCCGAGTGACTTTTG ATCTGTTTCCGCAGATAGCCTGGTTTAACAGTCTCAATGGCTTCAAGGCGAAGGTTGAAAAGAACTTCAGGGAATTAGACAAGTTGTACGATGAAGTGATCGGGGAGCACCGAGACCCTAAAAGGCCTAAACCCAATCATGAATATCTTGTTGACGTGTTGCTTCGGTTACAAAGGGatccaaatcaagtgattgcCCTCACTGGTGAACAAATAAAAGGCGTATTAACT GACATGTTCAATGCAGGTACAGATACCTCTTCTGCCACTATAGTCTGGACAATGACAGAACTCGCCCGCCATCCGTCTGTGATgagaaaagcacaagaagaGGTTCGAGAAGCAGCAAAAGGAAAGTTACATGTTGAAGAGAGTGACCTTCTAGGACTCGCGTACCTAAGATCAGTCATCAAAGAGGCGTTAAGACTCCATCCACCGCTCCCTCTTCTAGTTCCAAGAGCGACAATCGAGGATTGCAAGATAAGGGGATACGAAATTCCTAGAGGAACGACTGTATTCGTCAATGTGACAGCGATATCCACAGACCCGAATTGTTGGGAAAACCCGGAAGAGTTTAGGCCTGAGAGGTTCCTGAACTGCTCCATCGATTTCAAGGGACAGAACTATGAGCTTCTGCCATTTGGTTCTGGCAGGCGGGGATGCCCCGGCATACATTTTGGTGTCGTAATAGTTGAGCTTGCATTGGCAAATCTCCTGCATCAGTTCGATTGGAAACTGCCTGAAGGAATGAGGGTCGAAGATATTGACATGGAAGAAGCTTATGGCCTCACGACTAACAAGAGAACTCCTCTTTGCCTAATAGCAACCCCTGTGAACGGTTGA
- the LOC115732970 gene encoding cytochrome P450 71A9-like, producing the protein MSVQLVVALICALTIPLLLVFLIDPKKKTQASRNLPPGPRKLPIIGNLHQLGSLPHRSLTRLSKQYGQIMFLQLGSIPTLVISSEDVAREVFKAHDRAFSGRPVFYAVKKLSYNCSDVSFGAYGDSWRELRKIVIVELLSSKRVQLFESVRKEEVKLMLDAITSSPGPVNIAELALLLANNVVCRVTFGKKWQAEGGGVKCKFHKTVCEVQSIAGGFCVADLFPQIAWFNRLNGFKAKVEKNFRELDKLYDEVIGEHRDPKRPKPDHEDLVDVLLRLQRDPNQAIALTGEQIKGVLTDMFNAGTDTSSATIVWTMTELTRNPSVMRTAQEEVREAAKGKSQVEESDLLGLTYLRSVIKEALRLHPPLPLLVPRVTIEDCKIRGYEIPRGTTVFINVTAISTDPKCWENPEEFRPERFLNSSIDFKGQNYELLPFGSGRRGCPGIHFGVVIVELALANLLHRFNWKLPEGMSVKDIDMDEDYGLSTHKRTPLCLIATPVNG; encoded by the exons ATGAGTGTTCAGCTTGTTGTGGCCCTCATATGCGCTCTTACGATACCTCTGTTACTAGTCTTTTTGATTGACCCAAAGAAGAAGACACAAGCATCTAGGAATCTCCCTCCCGGTCCTAGGAAGTTGCCGATAATTGGAAATTTGCACCAACTCGGCTCCTTGCCTCATCGATCACTCACGCGCCTCTCGAAGCAGTATGGCCAGATCATGTTTCTCCAGCTCGGCTCTATTCCCACTTTAGTCATCTCATCTGAAGATGTCGCGAGAGAAGTATTCAAGGCCCACGACCGTGCTTTCTCTGGCAGACCTGTCTTTTACGCGGTCAAGAAGTTATCATATAATTGTTCTGATGTAAGTTTTGGCGCCTATGGCGATTCATGGAGAGAGCTCAGGAAAATAGTGATCGTAGAACTCTTGAGCAGTAAGAGAGTCCAGTTGTTTGAATCTGTGAGGAAGGAAGAGGTTAAGCTCATGCTTGACGCGATCACTTCTTCTCCAGGACCCGTCAATATTGCTGAATTGGCACTTTTATTGGCTAACAACGTCGTGTGCCGAGTGACTTTTGGTAAGAAATGGCAGGCTGAAGGTGGTGGTGTAAAGTGCAAATTTCACAAGACGGTCTGCGAAGTACAGAGCATTGCAGGAGGCTTTTGTGTTGCGGATCTGTTTCCCCAGATAGCTTGGTTTAACAGGCTCAATGGCTTCAAGGCGAAGGTTGAAAAGAACTTCAGGGAGCTAGACAAGTTGTACGATGAAGTGATCGGGGAGCACCGAGACCCTAAAAGGCCTAAACCCGATCATGAAGATCTTGTTGACGTGTTGCTTCGGTTACAAAGGGATCCAAATCAAGCGATTGCCCTCACAGGGGAACAAATAAAAGGCGTATTAACT GACATGTTCAATGCAGGTACAGATACCTCTTCTGCCACTATAGTCTGGACAATGACAGAACTCACCCGCAATCCATCTGTGATGAGAACAGCGCAAGAAGAGGTTCGAGAAGCAGCAAAAGGAAAGTCACAGGTTGAAGAGAGTGACCTTCTAGGACTCACCTACCTCAGATCAGTCATCAAAGAGGCATTAAGACTCCATCCACCGCTCCCTCTTCTAGTTCCAAGAGTAACAATCGAGGATTGCAAGATAAGGGGATACGAAATTCCTAGAGGAACGACTGTCTTCATCAATGTGACAGCGATATCCACAGACCCGAAATGTTGGGAAAATCCTGAAGAGTTTAGGCCAGAGAGGTTCTTGAATAGCTCCATTGATTTTAAGGGACAGAACTATGAGCTTCTGCCATTTGGTTCTGGTAGGCGGGGATGCCCCGGAATACATTTTGGTGTCGTAATAGTTGAGCTTGCATTGGCAAATCTCCTGCATCGGTTCAATTGGAAACTGCCTGAAGGAATGAGTGTCAAAGATATTGACATGGATGAAGATTATGGCCTCTCTACTCACAAGAGAACTCCTCTTTGCCTGATAGCAACCCCCGTGAACGGTTGA